Part of the Sinorhizobium sp. BG8 genome, TATCGACCACCTTCAGTGCACCTTCGCGGATCGCAGGGCCTGCGATGAACATGGGCAGCAGGGCGATGCCGAGACCGGCAATTGCCGCGTCCCTGATCATGTCTCCATTGTTGAGGCCGAGAGCCAGCCGGCCGCGCACCACGATCGTTTCGCGCGCGCCTTCCACATTGGTGAAACGCCAGTCCGCCACGCCGCGGTTCGTGTAGAAAATGCCCCTGTGACCATCCAGTTCTTCGAGTGTCGCCGGCGCGCCGTTTCGCTGGACATAATCGGGTGCAGCAACGAGAACCCGTCGGCTCGGCGCCAGGCGCCACGCCATCAGGCGAGAGTCGGGGATCGGGCCGTTCCGGATGACGGCGTCGTAACCTCCTGAACTTACGTCGACCCGCCGATCGTCGAGATCGAGCGTCATCTCGATCTGTGGATACTTTGCCAGGAACGGGTAGAGTGCAGGCCCGAGATGCAGGCGGCCGAAGGTGACGGGGGCGGATATCCTCAACGGTCCGATAAGCATGCCGCGGCGTTCCGCAATGTCGGACGTGGCGTCGGAGACTTCCCGGGCTATGCGGTTCGCGCGCGTCAGAAATGCCTCACCGTCTTCCGTCAGCGTGAGTTTGCGCGTCGTGCGATGAAGAAGGACGGTGCCGAGTTCCACTTCCAGGTCGGCCAGTCTCTCGCTGACGACGGATTTCGATAGTCGCAGCCGCCGGGCCGCTTCGCTGATTGAACCCGATTCCGCGATGGCAACGAAACAGAGGATTGCGTCGAGTTTCATCATTGTTCGGAAAATCCGGAAAGCAGTTCTCGAATTCTCAGACTAATCCGAACGAATGGAATGCGCCATATTCGTTTTCAACAAGGGGCGGAAGTGAGGGCCACGACGGCGCCTCCACCCCAACCGAAGAGGATACGAGCATGTCACGTCTCAATGGAAAGGTAGCAATCGTCACCGGCGCCAGTGCCGGGATCGGCCGGGCAACGGCCAAGCTGTTCGTAGCCGAAGGCGCGAAACTCGTCGTTGGCGCTCGCCGGCAGGGCGAGCTTGATGAACTCGTGGCGGAAATCAGGGCAGCCGGCGGCGAGGCTGTCGCTCTCTCCGGCGACGTACGTTCCGAGGAATATGCCAAGGCGTTGGTGGAACTCGCCGCAAAGACCTACGGCCGGCTCGACATCGCCTTCAACAATGCCGGGACGCTCGGCGAGGGCGGCCCCAGCACGGGAGTCTCCGAAGAGGGGTGGAACGATGCCATCGCGATCAACCTCACGGGTTCGTTCCTCGGCGCCAAGCACCAGATTGCCGAAATGGAAAAGCAGGGCGGGGGCTCGGTGATCTTCACATCGACGTTCGTCGGCTACAGCTTCGCCTTTCCCGGTGTCGCCGCCTATGCGGCAAGCAAGGCAGGGCTGATCGGGCTGACGCAGGCACTCGCCGCCGAATATGGGCCGAAGGGTATTCGCGTGAACGCAATTCTTCCTGGAGCCGTCGATACCGCGATGTATCGTGAGAAGAACAACACGGCGGAATCCCAGTCCTTCATCACCAACCTTCACGCCCTGAAGCGTGTCGCCGCTCCCGAGGAACTGGCACGTTCAGTGCTCTATCTCGCTTCCGACGACGCGGCCTTCGTTACCGGCACGGCCTCGCTGGTCGATGGTGGCATCTCGATCACCCGGACCTGAGGGAAGCCCTCCACGCTTGGAAACACTAGTCTCCCAAAACAGGAACGGGCGGCCGAGGCCGCCCGTTTCCGCATTTCGAATGGTTTCGTAAGGCGTTGGCTATTCGTCGCCCATCTTGAGTGCCGCGATGAAGGCTTCCTGCGGAATTTCGACCTTGCCGAACTGACGCATGCGCTTCTTGCCTTCCTTCTGTTTTTCCAGAAGTTTGCGCTTACGGGTAGCGTCGCCGCCGTAGCACTTCGCCGTCACGTCCTTGCGCAGTGCACGAACCGTCTCGCGGGCGATGATGCGTCCGCCGATAGCGGCTTGGATCGGGATCTGGAACATGTGTTGCGGGATCAGGTCCTTGAGCTTCTCGCACATGACGCGGCCGCGCTTTTCCGCCGCCGAGCGATGGACGAGCATGGACAGCGCATCCACAGGCTCGGCATTGACGAGGATCGACATCTTCACGAGATCGCTCTCGCGGTAGTCGGAAAGATTGTAGTCGAAGGAAGCGTAGCCCTTGGAGATCGACTTCAGCCGGTCATAGAAGTCGAAGACAACCTCGTTGAGCGGCAGATCGTAGGTCAGCATCGCGCGATTGCCGACATAGGTCAGCTCGGTCTG contains:
- a CDS encoding LysR family transcriptional regulator; the protein is MMKLDAILCFVAIAESGSISEAARRLRLSKSVVSERLADLEVELGTVLLHRTTRKLTLTEDGEAFLTRANRIAREVSDATSDIAERRGMLIGPLRISAPVTFGRLHLGPALYPFLAKYPQIEMTLDLDDRRVDVSSGGYDAVIRNGPIPDSRLMAWRLAPSRRVLVAAPDYVQRNGAPATLEELDGHRGIFYTNRGVADWRFTNVEGARETIVVRGRLALGLNNGDMIRDAAIAGLGIALLPMFIAGPAIREGALKVVDIGVRPEDEFIYMAHPDGRNPSAKLRALAEHLRAAFGTPPYWEL
- a CDS encoding SDR family oxidoreductase — encoded protein: MSRLNGKVAIVTGASAGIGRATAKLFVAEGAKLVVGARRQGELDELVAEIRAAGGEAVALSGDVRSEEYAKALVELAAKTYGRLDIAFNNAGTLGEGGPSTGVSEEGWNDAIAINLTGSFLGAKHQIAEMEKQGGGSVIFTSTFVGYSFAFPGVAAYAASKAGLIGLTQALAAEYGPKGIRVNAILPGAVDTAMYREKNNTAESQSFITNLHALKRVAAPEELARSVLYLASDDAAFVTGTASLVDGGISITRT